In one Fusarium falciforme chromosome 5, complete sequence genomic region, the following are encoded:
- a CDS encoding Protein kinase domain-containing protein, translating into MNFLKSAVASAIAQGPPFPYTFGDKVDIDESIWTLYNGTKREDGSNCSIFSFDITNNRSRLPLAKNALKKLRTLRHPGVIKVLDAVETETYIYIATERVVPLRWHVKRKSLSPETIKWGLHSITRTVKFINEDASSIHGSLKVGSVYTSESGEWKLGGFDVLSSVKDDESIIYTYGSVVPDSGRYAPPELARGGWDVIKKNPHTAVDSFNLGTLIFEVFNGDYNGADQAGQTKGIPPSLHSSYKRLCNANPKARITVGAFLDQGNRTGSFFDSSLIKLTDGIDNLDIKTPDEREEFLAGLDELSDDFPEEFFKLKVMPELMKSAEFGGGGQRAVSVVLKIAAKLSKEDFDTKITPFIIRLFGNPDRAIRVCLLDNLPLMIDHLSQKVVNDKIFPQLITGFTDVTPVVREQTLKSVLVIITKLSDRTINGDLLKQLARTANDEQPGIRTNTTICLGKIAKHLGTSSRSKVLIAAFTRSLRDPFVHARNAALMALGATSEYFTEEDSACRILPVVSPLLIDKEKIVRDAAVRTMDVYVQKIKKAVVSMPESVLPPPQAADASAPRMSTPQPHENAAGGWAGWAISSFTNKISAAAGEIHAESDSRAASPRPSPSPGPESKKPATTTASTLHRQAVKSPPATLSRNSSATASVVADSFLHADEGDDGGDSWGDMNDDFDSFDTSAEQSSKKTATATASAAPFDDGEPDFAGWLAAQSNKKAGHHKPLPKGLSKTTTAKKPLAKPAAKPLGAKKIDMKPKATDDDDGWGDGW; encoded by the exons ATGAACTTTCTCAAGTCTGCGGTGGCTTCGGCCATTGCCCAGGGACCTCCCTTTCCGTACACGTTTGGCGACAAGGTCGATATCGACGAGTCGATATGGACTCTGTACAACGGCACCAAGCGT GAGGACGGGTCAAACTGTAGCATCTTCTCTTtcgacatcaccaacaaccgaTCCCGACTTCCCCTAGCCAAGAACgccctcaagaagcttcGAACCCTGCGACACCCTGGAGTTATCAAAGTGCTGGATGCCGTCGAG ACCGAGACGTACATCTACATTGCGACCGAGCGAGTGGTGCCCTTGCGATGGCATGTGAAAAGAAAGAGCTTGAGCCCGGAGACGATAAAATGGGGACTTCACAGCATTACG CGCACTGTCAAGTTCATCAACGAAGACGCCTCCTCTATTCACGGTAGCCTCAAGGTCGGATCGGTCTATACTTCGGAAAGCGGCGAGTGGAAGTTGGGTGGCTTCGATGTTTTGAGCAGCGTCAAGGATGACGAATCTATCATATAC ACATACGGTAGTGTGGTACCGGACTCTGGACGATATGCGCCCCCCGAACTTGCCAGGGGCGGCTGGGacgtcatcaagaagaacccTCACACAGCAGTGGATTCATTCAATCTCGGCACATTGATCTTTGAGGTCTTCAATGGCGACTACAACGGTGCCGACCAAGCCGGCCAGACCAAGGGCATCCCTCCGTCACTTCACTCTAGCTATAAGCGCCTCTGCAACGCAAACCCCAAGGCCCGAATCACCGTAGGAGCCTTTCTCGACCAGGGAAACAGAACAGGGTCTTTCTTTGATAGCTCCCTCATCAAGCTGACGGATGGCATTGACAACCTCGACATCAAGACCCCTGACGAGCGGGAAGAGTTCTTGGC TGGACTGGACGAACTGAGTGATGATTTCCCTGAAGAGTtcttcaagctcaaggtgATGCCCGAGCTCATGAAGTCGGCCGAGTTTGGCGGAGGTGGCCAGAGAGCAGTCTCTGTGGTCTTGAAGATTGCAGCCAAGCTTTCCAAGGAGGACTTTGACACCAAGATTACGCCTTTCATCATTCGTCTCTTTGGAAACCCCGATCGAGCCATCAGAGTCTGTCTTCTGGATAACCTTCCCTTGATGATTGATCATCTATCGCAGAAGGTTGTCAACGACAAGATCTTCCCACAACTG ATTACTGGCTTCACTGATGTGACACCTGTTGTGCGAGAGCAGACGCTCAAGTCCGtactcgtcatcatcaccaagctcTCTGACCGCACCATCAATGGCGATTTGCTCAAGCAACTCGCGAGAACAGCAAACGACGAGCAACCAGGAATCCGAACGAATACGACCATCTGCTTGGGTAAGATTGCCAAGCATCTCGGAACCTCATCGCGGTCAAAGGTTCTCATTGCTGCCTTCACAAGATCACTCAGAGATCCCTTTGTCCATGCCAGAAATGCCGCTCTGATGGCTTTGGGGGCTACGTCTGAGTACTTTACCGAGGAAGACAGCGCGTGCAGGATTCTTCCTGTCGTGTCCCCTCTATTGATagacaaggagaagattgTCCGTGATGCGGCGGTTCGCACTATGGACGTCTATGTccagaagatcaagaaggcgGTGGTCTCTATGCCCGAAAGCgttctccctcctccacagGCCGCCGATGCTTCAGCACCTCGCATGAGTACACCCCAACCTCACGAAAACGCCGCAGGAGGCTGGGCAGGATGGGCTATCTCATCGTTTACCAACAAAATCTCTGCTGCGGCAGGAGAAATTCACGCGGAATCCGACTCGAGAGCAGCTTCTCCTAGGCCATCGCCCTCACCTGGACCCGAATCCAAGAAACCGGCCACCACAACAGCGTCGACGTTGCATCGTCAAGCTGTCAAGTCACCCCCGGCGACCCTGTCACGAAACTCGTCTGCCACAGCCAGTGTAGTGGCCGACTCGTTCCTCCATGCTGatgagggcgatgatggcggtGACTCCTGGGGCGACATGAATGACGACTTTGACAGCTTCGACACATCGGCTGAGCAGTCATCAAAGAAGACAGCGACGGCAACAGCATCCGCTGCCCCCTTTGACGATGGCGAACCTGACTTTGCAGGATGGCTGGCCGCTCAATCCAACAAGAAGGCTGGCCATCACAAGCCCCTCCCTAAGGGCCTATCCAAGACCACGACGGCCAAGAAGCCTCTAGCCAAGCCAGCCGCAAAGCCACTCGGAGCAAAGAAGATTGACATGAAGCCGAAAGCgacagatgatgatgacggctGGGGCGACGGCTGGTAA